Proteins from one Panthera leo isolate Ple1 chromosome D1, P.leo_Ple1_pat1.1, whole genome shotgun sequence genomic window:
- the LOC122200474 gene encoding ARL14 effector protein produces MDPCSVGVQLRTTNECHKTYYTRHTGFKTLQELSSNDMLLLQLRTGMTLSGNNTICFHHAKIYIDRFEDLQKSCCDPFNIHKKLAKKNLHVIDLDDATFLSAKFGRQLVPGWKLCPKCTQIINGSVDVDSEDRQRRKPDSDGRTAKALRSLQFANPGKQTEFAPETGKREKRRLTKNATAGSDRQVIPAKSKVYDSQGLLIFSGMDLCDCLDEDCLGCFYACPACGSTKCGAECRCDRKWLYEQIEIEGGEIIHNKHAG; encoded by the exons ATGGATCCATGTTCAGTTGGAGTCCAACTCCGTACCACGAATGAGTGCCATAAAACCTACTATACTCGTCACACGGGTTTCAAGACTTTGCAAGAACTGTCATCAAATGATATGCTTTTACTTCAACTTAGAACTGGAATGACACTTTCTGGGAACAATACCATTTGCTTCCATCATGCGAAAATTTACATTGACAGATTTGAGGATTTGCAGAAGTCATGTTGTGACCCATTTAACATACACAAAAAACTAGCCAAAAAAAATTTGCATGTAATTGACTTAGATGATGCCACTTTTCTGAGTGCAAAATTTGGAAGACAGCTTGTACCTGGGTGGAAGCTTTGTCCAAAATGTACACAGATAATCAATGGAAGCGTGGATGTTGATTCTGAAGATCGGCAGAGAAGAAAACCTGATTCAGAT GGAAGAACTGCTAAAGCTTTGAGGTCATTGCAATTTGCAAACCCAGGAAAACAAACTGAATTTGCTCCAGAAActggtaaaagagaaaaaagaaggctcACAAAAAATGCAACCGCTGGTTCTGACAG ACAAGTGATACCAGCAAAGAGTAAGGTCTATGATAGCCAGGGCCTGCTGATTTTCAGTGGAATGGACCTCTGTGACTGCCTCGATGAAGACTGTTTAGGATGTTTCTATGCTTGTCCTGCCTGTGGTTCCACCAAATGCGGAGCTGAATGCCGCTGTGACCGCAAGTGGCTATATGAGCAAATCGAAATCGAAGGAGGGGAAATCATTCATAACAAACATGCTGGATAA